Below is a window of Armatimonadota bacterium DNA.
AGTCGTCGGGTTGATCACTCCGTGGAACTTTCCCTTGGCGATCCCGCTCTGGAAAGCCGCACCGGCGTTGTCCATGGGGAACACGGTCGTCCTCAAGCCGTCCGAAATGTCGGGATTCTGTGCGTCCCTATTGGCAGAGACGTCGGCGGGCCTCCTGGCCGGGGTCTTCAACGTCGTCCATGGAACGGGGGCCGCTGCGGGAAAAGCCCTCGTCGGGCACGCGGACGTCCGGGCCGTCAGCTTCACGGGTTCGGTCGCCACGGGCATGGCCGTCCAGACCGCGTGTGCGGTCAGGAACGCGAAGTGTCAAGCGGAGATGGGCGGGAAGAACGCGGCCGTGGTCCTCGCCGACGCCGACCTCGACCGCGCCGCGGGCCTCGTGGCTGCCGGCGCGATGCGGTACGCCGGACAAAAGTGTACGGCGACGAGCCGCGTCATCGTGGTCGAGCAGGTGTTCAGCGCGTTCCTCGAGAAGCTCGTCCAACAGGTCGATGCCCTTCAGGTCGGCCCTGTCTCCGAAGCCACCACTGCTCTAGGCCCGGTGATCGATGAGGCGGCCCGCGACCGATTGGCCGCCGTCCTTCGCGATCCTCAGGGCGACGTCGTCTACCGGTCGAAGCAGTCTGGGGACGGCTTCTACGTCCCTCCCACCATTATCGGACCGGTCGAGAGCGGTTCGTCCCTGGCGCAGGACGAACTCTTCGGGCCCGTATTGACACTCTTGTCGGCCCGCGACGCGGACCACGCCGTCGAGATCGCGAACGCGACCCGGTTCGGGCTATCGACCGCCGTCTACACGGACAGTGTTGCGGGTGCGGTGGCCTATATCGACAAGGTCGAAGCGGGTCTCGTCAGGGTCAACGGGGATACGACAGGGGTCGATCCGCACGCGCCTTTCGGCGGGACGAAAGCGTCCAGCACGGGGACGCGCGAGCAGGGAACGGTCGCGAAGGACTTCTACACCGAGTGGAAGACCGTTCAGATCAATCCGTGACCGCTTACGTCCCTGGACGAACTTTCAGCGAAGCGTGGATGACCGCCAGGGCTTCGTCCCGTTCGGTGCCGCTCAGAGGCAACCGTGGCGGTCGCACCCGCTCAGAGCCCATTCCGACCTCTTGCTGGACGAGCTTGATGAGCTGCACGAACTTCGGCACGGTGTCGAGTCGGAGCAGGGGCAAGAACCACTTGTAGAGGTCGAACGCGAGGCCGTGCTCCTTTCGCCGGCACAGTTCGAACAACTCGACGGATTCCCGTGGCATCGCGTTGACCAAGCCCGCGATCCATCCGACGGCCCCGACGGCCATGCCTTCGACGATCGCATCGTCTACGCCGACGAACAACGCCAACTTGTCCCCGAGGACTTCGCGGAGCCCGGTGATCCGGCGGACGTCCGTACTGGACTCCTTGACGGCGTGAAGGTTGACGTGCCGGTCGGCAAGCTCCTTGGTCTGAACTGCGGTCACGTCCGTCCCGTAGGCGACCGGGTTGTTGTACAGCATGCAGGACAAGGACGTCGCCGCGATGACCGAAGAGAAGTGGTGTCGGGTTTCGTCCCAAGTACCCCGGTAGACGTACGGCGGGAGCACCATGAGCCCGGAACAACCGAGGGACTCGGCGTCTTGCGCCAGGGCCACCGCTTCCGACGTACTGAGCGAGGAGACGCCGGCAACGACCGGAATCCTGCCTCCTACGGCCTCGATGCAGGTCTTCAAAACGGCCCTTTTCTCATCGTCGGCGAGCGTGGCCGCCTCGCCGAGCGAGCCCAAGGCGACGATGCCTTTACAGCCGTGATCGGCGAGCCACGAGACGTGCCGGGCCAAGAACGCGTGGTCGACCTGCAGGCCGTCGTCGAACGGCGTCGTGACCGCGGGCATCACGCCCTTCCAAACCATGTCCATCCGGCGCGTGTTCTACCCGGCGGCACCGTGCGGCTGCGTCGGCCTTGCGGGACTGAACGCGTCCATCGAGAACGGAACCGTCCGTGACTCGACCATCGCCGACAAGGCCATGGCCGCACCCATCACGATCGAAAGGTCGGCTCCCTCCAGTCCTGCGGCGATCAACGTGGAGTCGCTCTCCCCGAGCCGGCCGATCATCGGGGCCCCGTCCGACGAGGTGCACCACCGCACTTGGGCCGTATCGTCCCGCTCGAACGCCGGAAACGCCCTCCGGATCTCTTGGTACGCCTGAACGGGCCTTTCGGAAACCCCTTCCCATCCCGAAGCTGTCGGCCCGAACGTCGATGAACCCGTCGAAACGGGTAGGAACAACTTGTCGGTCCCTTCGAACACCGTCCCTGTAACCTCCCGCATGGTCCCGCATCCCTGACTCTGACGACCAGCGCAGACCACCACGCCGCCTTCGACCGTTTCGCCGGACACGAACGTCACCCTTGTCCCGTCGATACCCTTGACTTTGTGCCGAGGGCCGAACGTCGCCTTTTCGACCTCGCCCAAGAGCCGTGCCGCAAGTGCGGACGGTTCGAAAGTGAGGCCGTCAGGAAGGTAGAGCCCGCCCGGCAGGGAGTTTGAAAGGGACGGCTCGATCGCAGGAAGGACGCCTCCTCCCACGACTTCACACGCCGTTCCCGCGTCCCGGAGCCTCTCGGCGCGTAACT
It encodes the following:
- a CDS encoding aldehyde dehydrogenase family protein, coding for MRLAAWIGSEQVRSADDAWIPSIDPSHPETTVAEVPVGGPADVDRAVAAASDAFSSWKGLSGPARSEALFAWADRIKARQDELALAIAREVGKPIGEARGEVGRCVAILRYYAGEAVRPMGEVVPAQTAGPLQYSLRIPMGVVGLITPWNFPLAIPLWKAAPALSMGNTVVLKPSEMSGFCASLLAETSAGLLAGVFNVVHGTGAAAGKALVGHADVRAVSFTGSVATGMAVQTACAVRNAKCQAEMGGKNAAVVLADADLDRAAGLVAAGAMRYAGQKCTATSRVIVVEQVFSAFLEKLVQQVDALQVGPVSEATTALGPVIDEAARDRLAAVLRDPQGDVVYRSKQSGDGFYVPPTIIGPVESGSSLAQDELFGPVLTLLSARDADHAVEIANATRFGLSTAVYTDSVAGAVAYIDKVEAGLVRVNGDTTGVDPHAPFGGTKASSTGTREQGTVAKDFYTEWKTVQINP
- a CDS encoding dihydrodipicolinate synthase family protein; its protein translation is MVWKGVMPAVTTPFDDGLQVDHAFLARHVSWLADHGCKGIVALGSLGEAATLADDEKRAVLKTCIEAVGGRIPVVAGVSSLSTSEAVALAQDAESLGCSGLMVLPPYVYRGTWDETRHHFSSVIAATSLSCMLYNNPVAYGTDVTAVQTKELADRHVNLHAVKESSTDVRRITGLREVLGDKLALFVGVDDAIVEGMAVGAVGWIAGLVNAMPRESVELFELCRRKEHGLAFDLYKWFLPLLRLDTVPKFVQLIKLVQQEVGMGSERVRPPRLPLSGTERDEALAVIHASLKVRPGT
- a CDS encoding FAD-binding oxidoreductase: MTFTPDVLVLGSGLTAVVCAFEFARRGHSVELYGEDLFGPGPLLRWATVTDRNEDLLALSGFGLAGLHDVRKSVGSRFLWATGALWVAVDSLEWAKLQLRAERLRDAGTACEVVGGGVLPAIEPSLSNSLPGGLYLPDGLTFEPSALAARLLGEVEKATFGPRHKVKGIDGTRVTFVSGETVEGGVVVCAGRQSQGCGTMREVTGTVFEGTDKLFLPVSTGSSTFGPTASGWEGVSERPVQAYQEIRRAFPAFERDDTAQVRWCTSSDGAPMIGRLGESDSTLIAAGLEGADLSIVMGAAMALSAMVESRTVPFSMDAFSPARPTQPHGAAG